The region TTGAACTGGAAGTGGTCTATAACTTCTCCCCTGGTGACTGCAAACCTTAGGAATTTCCGATAGGTTGGATGGACTGGGACGTGGTAATATGCGTCCTGTAAATCGATGGTTGCCATGACGAAGTCTTGCCCTATTAAGGGTACTGTTGATCTGATGGACTCCATTCTGAATCTTCTGTAGGTTACATATTGATTCAGCGGTTTCAGATTGATTATCATCCGATGGGTTCCGTTTGGTTTCCTTATCAGAAATAGGCTGGAATAATGGCCCTTGTTTCTTTCGTCTTTTGGGACTGGGGAGATCACATTGTTGATTAAGAGATCTTCTATCCCAGTTATCAGGGTGGACTGTAGCTTTGGTGTTGATAACGTTGTAGTTTTCATTCTTTTTTGAGGGTATGATGTAAACTCTATTTTCATCCCCTCTTTGACCAATTTTAAGGTCCACTGATCCACCCCGATCTTTTGCCAGACTGGGAGGAAGTTCGAAATCCGACCCCCCACTATGACGGCGTCATTGCTTTCTCTGGTTTTGGGGTTGAGAAAGAAAAAGATTCCTGTCTTTCCCTCCTTTCGGATAGCTCCAGCGACCTGTTTTACCCTTTCCTCTGTATTGAGGGGTATGCTCCTGCTGAGCGCGGAAGGGTTTTTTCCTAGGGTTTCTAGGTTCTggtaaggtctttttcttgtctgaaGCCTTTTCCAAAAGATCATCCAAGGCTGGTCCAAACATATACTTTCCTTTAAAAGGAATGGAACACAGCCTCATCTTGGAAGTCATATCCCCAGACCAGGATCTTAGCCAGAGTGCACGCCTTACTGAGTTTGACAGTGCGGATGATCTCGCCGTCACTCTCACAGATTCTgcagaagcatctgctaaaaaGCCTGTTGCTTTCTGGAAGATAGGCAAGGAGGCCAGAATATCTTCTCTCGGAGTACCTGAGGACAAGTGCTCCTCTAGCTGTCCCAGCCAGCGATGCATCGATCTAGCAACGCAAGTGGATACTGAATTGATGCTCAGTAAAGATGCTGACGTCTCCCACGACTTCCTTAGTAGTCCGTCCATCTTGCGTTCCAGAGGGTCTCTCAGTTGGGAGGCATCCTCGAATGGTAGCGTGGTCTTTTTGGCTACTCTGGCAATCTGGACGTCCACTTTTGGGACTTCTGACCAGCATGACGCTGTTTCGGCATCTACAGGAAATCTGTCTTTaatttctgctggagtagtcagcttCTTTTCTGGGGATTCCCACTCGTCCAGAACTAAATCTCGGATGTTTTGGTGAATAGGAAACACCTGACACTTCCTAGAACGAAGTCCTCCAAACATCTCTTCTTGCACCGAGTGGGCCGTCTTTTCTTCCTCAACCTCCATAGTTTTCCTTACAGCCGTAAGGAGTTCTTCCATATCAGATGAAGAGAAGTAGTATCTTTCTTGCTGGACAGTTTCAGAGTCCAGGGATAATTCACCCTCCTCTGGGGGTTCGTCCGATGTCTCTCCCTGAGagtcctcctgctcttcctcctgtgGATTAAGTTTTCTTTTCTTAGCCTCAGGAGGGGCACTAGGAGATGGTGTAGGTTGGGAAAGAGTGGCTAGAGATGTTTTAATCTCCTGCTGGATTAAGGTTTTAATCTCTTCTATCAGGGATGGCCGTTCCTCGCTGACAATTTTGTCTGTGCATTCTTTGCACAATGATTTTTTATATGAAGAGGACAGCTTCTTCATACAGACTGCGCATTTGCGGGTCATTTTTGTTTTGCTTCCTGATGTGGGTTCCTTGTCCCCCTAAAAAGGAAGGGGAGAAGGAATCATAAGACTACAACCCTCATCAGGGAATGGACACCCGGGGCCAGATTACTCACTGGGGCCGGGATGGTGCTGTGTTCTGCAGGTGCAGAGCGCGAGGAAGCAGACATCTCCATAGTCttcaccacacagtggtcctacctgCGATGTCTTCCTGTCCAGGGCCTGAATATATAGGCGACCGGACGTAGCACCTGTCCTCCTGCATGAGGACCTCCTCCTCCGGTGTCCGGAAGTACGTGGGGGGAGGACGCCGACGTCTTCCCTGCTATCTGCCTAGCGTTCCTGGCTGGAACGCACGAGGAACTTCCTGATTCAAAGAAgccggccggcgtctgacgtcatatccggccgcagaCCGGAAGTACCTACACGCGCGCGTGGTACGGAGGAGGAGAAGGGCTGGAGAGCTCCGAGAGGCCTCCAGCCGAAGAACGCCCCAGACCTTACCCGCAGGTGCGGAATGGCGGCGGTGAAGAGTCCCGAGtcagaggagacgggagcagcgacAGGGAATGGACGTAAGTCTGATCCCAGCTGCCCGGCCAGATTATCTGTATACCCCCCGGTGACCGCTGCCGGCACAGTGcacctgggatgacctcttcatccctagtagggacaggaaagaacactgaggggaggatgagggaggggttatttaacctcttgtcatttcctgtccctattaggaaaggggtaacatcctccaggtgtgctgtcgtggggggttactagagaaaaaagaagtaaaataaaaaataatgctatactcacctctcagcgctgcccgcggcgtccggtctcagttgctgtgcttgcAGACCTGtggtgacgccgcggtcacatgaccgtgatgacgccgcggtcacatgaccgtgacgtcacgaaggtccttgtcggcacagccgcctgcagcaccgaggagatccggacatcggaggctgagtataaccgatttttattattttttacattactattgatgctgcatatgcagcatcaatagtataggcggaaacccgcagcggaaaccgcggaacaaaccgcgataaatctgcagggataatcgcagcggttttgccctgcagatttatcaattccgctgcgggataaacccgcagagcaggccgcaaagtgtgaacgtggcctaacatgattttttatttttcttctttttttttttactccaaatatggttcccagggcctggaggagagtctcctctcctccaccccgggtaccacccgcacattatccgcttacttcccgcaacgtgggcacagccccatgcgggaagtaagcggttcaatgcattcctatgggtgcagaatcgcagcgattctgcacaaagaagtgacatgctgcgggttttaaaccgctgcgtttctgcgcggtttttcccgcagcatgtgcacagcggtttgcagtttccatagggtttacatgtaaatggaaacgctatggaaactgctgcggacccgcagcatcaaaatcgcggcggttccgcggtaagaaccgcaaagtgtgaacatggccttaaggtcaAAATTGTCAGGGTCACAAACAGGGTTAGAATATACAGCACTTAATGCTTCAGTTTATACAGCATCCCCCCTCCTGGGATAAAACCCTTGCACTATGTGTGTACActaattaaaataaatattttttttttatatccatcACAtgctatggtaataaaaaaaaacaacaacaaattacACAGTGCTAGATGTGCGTGTATATAATCCATTAACTTATAATATATGGAGTGTTATTGCATCAATTCTATATACACATAGTACTGTGCAGATGTTTTAAGCAAGTGTGagggaaaaaaagtttttaaaaacagaAGTGATAAAGGGGCAATTAGTTTTGTTTTCTATTGCCATGGTCTGTTACCAATCAGTGGTGGatataaaaaaatagaataaaagtgCATTCCCCATGTACTACGGTTTGCCAGACCTCTGACCCGCACACACCAGGAACAGACTCCTAGGACTTTGTTACAGCGCACTACTTATGGAGCGGTTTTTAAACAGCAAAGAAATAAAAGCCACCCATGTACACAGCGATACAAGATGAGGAATTACAGCGCAGAAGCCAGTGTCGCCAATCAGGAGAACTTACTTTGCCAATGACGAAAATGTTGGACAACCTTGTGGCAAAGCTGTTGCCATTCGCATCCTTCACGTGAACCACATCAAAGGAGCCCGGGTGCCGCTCCCTGTGGGTGATGACTCCGACTCTCCCCAAGTTAGCGCCTCCGGTCACCATGCACAGGTTACCTAGAAGAAAGCCAGGAAAGCAGAATTAGCGGGGAGGGAGGAAAAAATACATGATGCACAGCGCACAGAAGGAAATGCCACTAATCCTCCCAAGACGAGGAGACAACATCCTACTGCAGGAAGGAGGGAAGAAATGTATCTAGAAAGGTTTGTGTGGGGCAGAAACACAATGCATTACATTCCACCAGCTGATCAGCTCCAGCCTGAAGCGCCAACATTGTGCGGAGATGAAAAAAGCTGCAAATCAGCTGCGCGAAGGGACTGAGCTTAGAGGGTTTCCACAAATACAGTTACTGTTAATAGATCCtagaataacttccacaattggatgtggcaaataaaatgttcctgtgcggagataatcttataaatgtgcccctgctgtactgtgtaatggctgtgtctgaccgtacagggacatggtgtgatcataccacagctcctgggcaggggaggaagagaggatacagacaggacagcacaggaacattcctataaatgtgcccctgctgtactgtgtaatggctgtgtctgaccgtacagggacggtgtgatcataccacagctcctgggtaggggaggaagagaggatacagacaggacagcacaggaacattcctataaatgtgcccctgctgtactgtgtaatggctgtgtctgaccgtacagggacggtgtgatcataccacagctcctgagcaggggaggaagagaggatacagacaggacagcacaggaacattcctataaatgtgcccctgctgtactgtgtaatggctgtgtctgaccgtacagggacatggtgtgatcataccacagctcctgggcaggggaggaagagagaatacagacaggacagcacaggaacattcctataaatgtgcccctgctgtactgtgtaatggctgtgtctgaccgtacagggacatggtgtgatcataccacagctcctgggcaggggaggaagagagaatacagacaggacagcacaggaacattattcctATAAATGCGCCCCtgttgtactgtgtaatggtcatgtctgaccgtacagggacatggtctgatcgtaccaaatctcctgggcaggggaggaagagagaatacagacaggacagGAACATTAttcctataaatgtgcccctgctgtactgtgtaatggccgcatCTCACCATACAGGGACACAGTCTGATCATAcctcatctcctgggcaggggaggaagagagaatacagacaggatagcacaggaacattattcctataaatgtgcccctgctgtactgtgtaatggctgtgtctgaccgtacagggacacggtctgatcataccacaactcctgggcaggggaggaagagagtatacagacaggacaggaaCATTAttcctataaatgtgcccctgctgtactgtgtaatggccgcatCTCACCATACAGGGACACGGTCTGATCATAcctcatctcctgggcaggggaggaagagagaatacagacaggatagcacaggaacattattcctATAAATGCGCCCCTGCTGTGCTGTGTAATGgcagtgtctgaccgtacaggaacatggtcggaTCACACCACATCTCCTGGACAGGAGAGGAAGAAacaatacagacaggacagcacaggaacattattcctataaatgtgcccctactgtactgtgtaatggccgtgtctgagtgtacagggacatggtctgatcataccacagctcctgggcaggggaggaagagagAATACAGACAGGACCGGAACATTATGTATCATGAgatatggtatgatcagaccatgtccctgtacggtcagacacgaccattacacagtacagcaggggcacatttataggaaTAATATTCCAGTGCTGTCCTGTCAGTATActctcttcctcccctgcccaggagctgtggtatgatcagaccatgtccctgtacggtcagacacagccattatacagtacagcagGGGAGCATTTATaggaataatgttcctgtgctgtcctgtctgtatcctctcttcctcccctgcccaggagatgtggtatgatcagaccatgtccctgtacggtcagccacagccattacacagtacaccaggggcacatttataagattatctcagcacaggaacattttatcacatccaattgtggaaacttattccaagatctattgattaaaaattTTGTTTCTGAGAAAACTCCTTTAAGGATTAGGATCCCCAGAATGTTCAGCACTGCAAAGGGTGATGTGTATGGCATTCCTGCACATTCGCAATATCATGGCCCCCCAAAGAAGCCTACACAAAACGCGCATAGGGACGGCCTGTTCCTTGACTCACAGCGACCAAGATGGTCGAGAACTAGTCTTTTATTGGCCATGCTATTTGTTGCACTTTAGGCGCTGAGAGATATACATTCACTTTGAAGCATGGTGGTTCAATGAACATGTACCCTTTTGGTCGGATTTTAACATCAGTTGATGTTGtccttttgggattttttttacctGTGTCCTTCTGCTGTATTTATATATGTTACATTTACTTGCTTATTTTTTATCTACATGAGGATTGATTCTTGTAATCATTGTTACTTTGGTTAATAAATTATTTTGGATTATTTATATCATTGGGTGACTAACTGTTCTAATTTTGTATATACATTCGCAATATCTGTAGCGGTTAAAAGCTGCAAATATCGCTGTGGGAGGTCCAACATAGAGGTACTACATGGAGAGATCACCGGTAATAGTCACAGCTAATCTGAAGGACTTTACTTGCTGTGACTGGTGAATAACAGACTGACATTTCTGTCCCTCTGATATGTCACGTTCATCACAAGTCTGGTACACGGCGTTGCCTCCGCTGTTCCCACTTCATACAGTGCAGGTGCTGGCTGTGTTATGCCTCTGCATGGAAGGCAGCCATTGGAGCTAAACTGCTGCCACGTGACAGCTGGAGAGTggttatattatactagatggtgacccgattctaacgcatcaggtattctagaatatgtatgtatgtatgtatgtaatatatatagcagccacatagcatatagcagaggccacgtaacagacagccacgcagtctatcacactgcccacgcagtctatcacactgcccacgcagtctatcacactgcccacgcagtctatcacactgcccacgcagtctatcacactgcccacgcagtctatcacactgcccacgcagtctatcacactgcccacgcagtctatcacactgcccacgcagtctatcacactgcccacgcagtctatcacactgcccacgcagtctatcacactgcccacgcagtctatcacactgcccacgcagtctatcacactgcccacgcagtctataaggctaggttcacattgcattagggcaatccgttaagcgcacagcgctagcagattgcgctaaatGTTTCTTTAGGGTTCGCGTTCATCGTTcctgctagcgcagatccccgatctgcgctagcgaggaccggACCTAGGACGCacttcggacgctgcaagcagcgtccgaggtccgtcacgaaagaacggcacatcgctagagcgtgccgaaaatggcatgcgctagagagacaaatcacattgctgtcaatgggtgcgctaacggacccgttgcacggcgttaattgcgacaatttcgcagtctataaacacagcccacgcagtctataaacacagcccaagtactatatagcactgtgggcaccatatccctgttaatgaaaataaaaaaatagttatatactcaccctccggtgtccaGCGAAGGTGTCCCTATGCGCGCGAtgtggccgccagcttccgttcccagcgatgcattgcgaaattacccagatgacttagcggtctcgtgagaccgctaagtcatcatctcgcgagaccgcaatgcatggcccggagcgtcgcgataaccgggaaaggcgccggacggtgagtatataatgattttttatttttaacattagatctttttactattgatgctgcataggcagcattaatagtaaaaagttggtcacacagggttaatagcagcgttaacggactgcgttacaccgcggcataacgcagccattaaccctgtgtgagcgctgactggagggggcacagaGTAGGAAGGTCCGAATTCACAGCTGGACTGTGCCCATCGTTGATTGAcctatcagcgacttgggatttccgtgacagacagacggaagtgacccttagacgattatatacatATGGAGGACTGAAGCACCTAAGGGGGGATTGTTCAGTAGCAGGTGAGGCCACAATGAACACAGcaattatagggaacctgtcagcaggactttgCTCAGTAAGCTACATACATGTTCCTCCTCATAGAGACTGTACTGCAGGGTGGCCTGTGGGCAGAGTCTCTCCATGGTCTCTCTGCTCTCAGTCCCGGAGCACAAGCATCTCATTAAGAGAAAACTGCTAACAGACTCCACAACACCCACAAGACGGAttccatcaccaggtatcagtttaatcagtataatagcgctgacctgacactgtctgtagtcactgtgcACAATACTTCTGACAGGGGCActttaaaataaaacattaaaaatgtgGGACTTTAATATATTACAACATAATCTTAGTTTCAGCATTCTCAAAGctccattttttttataattatctTTGTGTCGATGTACTTGCTGCGTAACTAATAGGGAGGTGCGGAAACAAAGATTTCCAAAACATCTAGAGGCGAAAGCACCACAGTGATCTCTTCAGAGGGAGAATTAAAAGGAAACTACTTTCACCAAACTCGGCATAAATCAATGTTACGGGCAAATAGAAGAAACCATTATGTATTCTcagaaaagtctgcatctttctcCAATTAGGAGCCACCTCTCCTCTCCTGACACTGCCGGCTCACTGTGCTGGAAGGCTACAGACTATTATAGGAGGAACAGTGAGAAAAGAAGCTAAGGGAGACACAGACATTGTGCTGAGGGTTTAACACGTGTCCTGCTtcaccagagctggattcacatctacactggtcACAACGAATGTGCTCAATACCTGCCAAGTAATGAAAAGCCGGGATCCCTGTGCTGTGTATGGGACAACCCACACCAGCTCAGAGTCTATAGCAAGTTAGATTTAGAACAGCAGAGGGAATAACTGGTGAAAAAGCAGGATACGAGTCATAATGGCCAACACTAGTGGTATTTCTCCTGTACACACAGGACAGCTAATTCTGGaaagttacttgaaagtacagATAGCCTAAATGGAAGGCTAGACTCAGAGCTCAAACCTGAGAAAGTTACTAATGCTGACAAgtagtaaatagtgttgagcattccgatactgcaaatatcgggtatcggccgatattcgctgtatcggaattccgataccgagttccgatatttttgtgatatcggaaatcggaagttcctataagttcccaggcgtgtgcggtgcgtatggttcccagggtctggaggagaggaaactctccttcaggccctaggatccatattcatgtaaaaaataaagaataaaaaatatggatatactcacccctccgacggaccctggacctcagcggtgcaaccggcagcctccgttcctaagaatgcagtgagtgtaggacctgcgatgacgtcgcggtcttgtgattggtcgcgtgaccgctcatgtgactgcgacgtcatcgaaggtccttcactcactgcattcttaggaacggaggcagacgcttgcaccggtgagagccagggtccgtcggaggggtgagtatatccatattttttacatgaatatggatcccagggcctgaaggagagcttcctctccttcagaccctgggaaccatccaggatagcttccgatatttgtgtcccattgacttgtattggtatcggtatcggtgatatccgatatttttgggatatcggccgatccaatccgataccgatacttttgaatatcggaaggtatcgctcaacactagtagtaaacCAGAAGAACTACCCCCCATACTGGACAGTGGGTGACAGACCCGGCTCATACTTTATATGCACTCTTCTTTGGCTTACATTACACCGTTTGCAGCTGAACACCACGGTGTCACCTCACAATAAATTGCCACTTTTTTAATGCTTAACATTACAACCTTTTTTGCCCTCTTCACCAGGTCTCTAATGAGGGACCTGCATCAGCTTTTTTGGCACAGACCTGTAATTCATTTGTCCAAATTCATTCACACCCCCACCCAAACCTTCCGCCCCCATTTCTGGACAATGGCCATAAATGTGGGCCAATATCTGTGCTGTCAGTGCCGCACACTTACCAGTATCAAACTTGATGAATTCTGTGATCTTGCCAGTTTCCAGGTTAATCTGAACACTGTCATTGACCTTAATGAGGGGGTCTGGGTAACGGATGGTGCGGGCATCATGGGTCACCAGGTGAGGGATTCCCTTTGTTCCCATCCAGATCTTCCTCACTTTGCACAGCTTGTACTGGAAAAGGTAACAGACCGTTAGTATCAACGCACACGACAACAGACCAGAAAATACAACAGCGACGTGCAGATCCCAACATGaacactttaggctatgtgcacacgttcaggttttttcgtgtttttcacaataaaaacgcattaaaaaaagcatacacatgcatcctatcatttagaatgcattctgcaatttgtgcacatgatgcgttttccgCTAAAAAAACCTAACTGCGGttcaaaaagcagcatgttcattaattttgcggctttttcgcatttttcccgctatttaatgcatagggaaaaaatgcgcaaaaaacgcatgtgtatttctggcagaaatgtccggtttttaccCTTACTGTGCAAAGTAGAGAAACGACCGCAAAACCCAGGAGCATCGTCCTGCGGCAGAATAAGGAGGAACACAACATCGGAGACTCAAAGCCGGTCCCAGAACATCTGCCACGAACACTGGGAGCGCCACTCCACCGCTACCAACACGGCAACTACTTTAGACACTTTGTGAAAACAGAAACCTTTGGATGAAGCTGGATCAGAGAGCAATGTGACAGAATGACTTGTGTCATTAGTGGCACCATCTTAGGGTTGTTACATCACTGAGACACCAGATTCCTCAGGTTTAAGGCTTTACCATTTTGCAGAATAAAATCACCTTGAGGGAATGTGCAGACGGCATCCAAGTTGGACTGTGCCTGGAAGAAGCTCAGAAATGGCGCCCCATAACATGGACATAATGGACAGCAGTGTCAATCCGGCAGTGATGTGCACATGCTCCACCTCCTGCCAGGACCAGAAACTCCGGAGCGGCGGTCTATTCTGAAATCTCTTAAGATGCGGTGACCAGCGGTCATTTCCTGAAGCAGGGTGCCTTACAAATCCCAACGGGAGTGCCGACATCCAAGGACAATGGGCACTTGAGGAAGATTTATCATGAGGGGATTGCAGGCAACCTGAGACAAATTTACCAGTGTCgcacacagggctgtggagtcggagtccattttggtggagtcggagtcatggaaattaaggagtcgaatgtttggcttaccaactccacagccctggtcgcaCCAGTGCACAGTACAGAGCACCAGACGTGATGACACAGAACAGTGTGATAATAACAGTATGTCTGCTGCACAGTACAGAGAGCGCCAGACGTGATGACACAGGACAGTGTGATAATAACAGTATGTCTGCTGCACAGTACAGAGAGCGCCAGACGTGACGACACAGGACAGTGTGATAACAGTATGTCTGCTGCACAGTACAGAGCTCCAGACGTGATGACACAGGACAGTGTGATAATAACAGTATGTCTGCTGCACAGTACAGAGCGTGCCAGACATGATGACACAGGACAGTGTGATAATAACAGTATGTCTGCTGCACAGTACAGAGCGCCAGACGTGATGACACAGGACAGTGTGATAATAACAGTATGTCTGCTGCACAGTACAGAGCGTGCCAGACATGATGACACAGGACAGTGTGATAATAACAGTATGTCTGCTGCACAGTACAGAGCGTGCCAGACGTGATGACACGAGCCCGGCCGTCAGGGGAGCGTTACCTTTGCCTCTTCAGCTGTGATCCGGTGCACTGCGAATCTCCCCTTGGTGTCATACACCAGACGGAAGTGCTCACCAGTTTTTTCAATGCTGATGACATCTATAAAACAAGACGGGATGAATTGTATTTGTATTTAGGAGCAGCAGTTAGAGGAGCTGTCagggtgtaaaaaaaataaaaataaataaaaaatccttcCCAGGGGCTTGGAGCAGTATAGAGACAAAAATAATGTAAGTGATGTCACATAACAGAACACACTTGGACCCGTGGCTCCATGATCTGCGGTGACGGAGGAAGCGGCGGTGTCATCCTTCCATGGGCAGCAGGTGCGAACAGTCCtgcgattggctgcagcattcaggtgacttgagccaatcacaggctgcagcggtcctgctgctctggaacagcaattcctcttcCTGTGTCAGCACAGACATACAGCACGACCTGCACTTGATACAGGTGGGTGCAGGAGACCATTTGTTTGTACAACTCCAAACCCCTGGggaagctatttttatttttgctcaagACCACCTCTATAAGACATCCTGGTAAACCCCAATGAAACAGCACAGTACACAGCATCAATGGCTGATCACTTAACAGAAGTAATGCATATTGTAGTTAGGAAGGGCCAAAAGCAAGATGCGCACAGATCTCCACAATGTGGACTGGGAAGGAAAGCAAGTACAGTCTCAGAGAGGGCAGAGAACAAACTACTAAAAAGGAGGGAATAAGcacggcggctcagtggttagcacaaagGTTAGCACGGCAGTCTACAAGGAGTTTCTACATTTCTCTCCAGGTAttctgatttcctcccacactccaaagactgataaggaatgtagattgtgagccccaatgggcacaGTGATGATGAGGTCTGTTAATGGTGCAATATAAGTGAGTAACAAATAATAAATAAGTCCTGTATAGATGCGGTGCTGACTTATTAAATCATTGGAGGATGGAAATGAAAGGTGACCACAAACATATGTAAAGATATTTTTTATCCATGTCAAAAGTTTCCTGTAGCCTGTAAGACAAGTGTCTGAATCAACTGCTTGAGTTGAAGGGGCACATAAGCTACAGAAGACCACCCATCTCCTCTAGTTCTGTAAAGAGCAAAGCCCAGAGCTGCATGTCCAATACCCGGACCCCACAACATGACTAGTAGGTGGCGCACGcatggcctccacagtcaacagGTTTCCACCATCTGAAAAATGTCATGTGTTTCTAAAGCAGAGTAtctaactctaaaggtaccttcacactaagcgacgctgcagcgatacagacaacgatgccgatcgctgcagcgtcgctgtttagtc is a window of Ranitomeya variabilis isolate aRanVar5 chromosome 2, aRanVar5.hap1, whole genome shotgun sequence DNA encoding:
- the RPS4X gene encoding small ribosomal subunit protein eS4, X isoform isoform X1 produces the protein MARGPKKHLKRVAAPKHWMLDKLTGVFAPRPSTGPHKLRECLPLIIFLRNRLKYALTGDEVKKICMQRFIKIDGKVRTDITYPAGFMDVISIEKTGEHFRLVYDTKGRFAVHRITAEEAKYKLCKVRKIWMGTKGIPHLVTHDARTIRYPDPLIKVNDSVQINLETGKITEFIKFDTGNLCMVTGGANLGRVGVITHRERHPGSFDVVHVKDANGNSFATRLSNIFVIGKGNKPWVSLPRGKGIRLTIAEERDKRLAAKQSSG